A stretch of Tigriopus californicus strain San Diego chromosome 11, Tcal_SD_v2.1, whole genome shotgun sequence DNA encodes these proteins:
- the LOC131891050 gene encoding uncharacterized protein YwnB-like isoform X1: MREITPLSQRPTKESFRGIKTIQTMKIAVLGATGQTGMNVVSQALDKGHSVKAIVRTPAKMTITHANLEVVEGNIFSAESLQEHFKDVDAVISTLGFSPFTRPVTGYLNATKAMVTALKSCEKKRLLLMHSWYTQPQSQSKAPFFIRWFLFTIIGSNLTNMYETEQYLESDECQDINYSVILPGGLSNAAVTNTPFLAKEDEYDIKGNGSRIARADVARYLIKTAEEDLHHRKVVSIALDA; this comes from the exons ATGCGTGAAATCACTCCATTGTCTCAGCGTCCTACAAAAGAATCTTTCCGGGGCATCAAAACGATCCAAACCATGAAGATTGCAGTGTTAGGTGCCACGGGTCAAACCGGCATGAATGTGGTGAGTCAAGCCTTGGACAAAGGCCACTCCGTGAAGGCGATCGTGAGAACGCCAGCCAAAATGACCATCACCCATGCTAATTTGGAAGTGGTCGAGGGCAACATCTTCTCTGCCGAGAGTCTCCAAGAGCATTTCAAGGATGTAGATGCGGTCATCTCGACTTTAGGATTCTCTCCATTCACTCGACCGGTCAC GGGCTACCTCAACGCCACGAAGGCCATGGTGACGGCCTTGAAGTCGTGTGAGAAGAAGAGATTACTTCTGATGCATTCGTGGTACACTCAGCCTCAATCTCAATCCAAGGCGCCCTTTTTCATCCGATGGTTCctcttcaccatcattggcaGTAACTTGACCAACATGTACGAGACCGAGCAATACCTGGAGTCCGACGAGTGCCAAGACATCAACTACTCTGTGATCTTGCCCGGAGGCTTAAGTAACGCCGCCGTAACCA atACTCcgtttttggccaaagaagaCGAATACGACATCAAAGGCAACGGATCGCGAATTGCTCGTGCCGATGTGGCCCgatatttgatcaaaactgcGGAGGAAGACCTGCACCACCGCAAAGTCGTCTCCATCGCCCTGGACGCctaa
- the LOC131891050 gene encoding uncharacterized protein YwnB-like isoform X2 — protein sequence MKIAVLGATGQTGMNVVSQALDKGHSVKAIVRTPAKMTITHANLEVVEGNIFSAESLQEHFKDVDAVISTLGFSPFTRPVTGYLNATKAMVTALKSCEKKRLLLMHSWYTQPQSQSKAPFFIRWFLFTIIGSNLTNMYETEQYLESDECQDINYSVILPGGLSNAAVTNTPFLAKEDEYDIKGNGSRIARADVARYLIKTAEEDLHHRKVVSIALDA from the exons ATGAAGATTGCAGTGTTAGGTGCCACGGGTCAAACCGGCATGAATGTGGTGAGTCAAGCCTTGGACAAAGGCCACTCCGTGAAGGCGATCGTGAGAACGCCAGCCAAAATGACCATCACCCATGCTAATTTGGAAGTGGTCGAGGGCAACATCTTCTCTGCCGAGAGTCTCCAAGAGCATTTCAAGGATGTAGATGCGGTCATCTCGACTTTAGGATTCTCTCCATTCACTCGACCGGTCAC GGGCTACCTCAACGCCACGAAGGCCATGGTGACGGCCTTGAAGTCGTGTGAGAAGAAGAGATTACTTCTGATGCATTCGTGGTACACTCAGCCTCAATCTCAATCCAAGGCGCCCTTTTTCATCCGATGGTTCctcttcaccatcattggcaGTAACTTGACCAACATGTACGAGACCGAGCAATACCTGGAGTCCGACGAGTGCCAAGACATCAACTACTCTGTGATCTTGCCCGGAGGCTTAAGTAACGCCGCCGTAACCA atACTCcgtttttggccaaagaagaCGAATACGACATCAAAGGCAACGGATCGCGAATTGCTCGTGCCGATGTGGCCCgatatttgatcaaaactgcGGAGGAAGACCTGCACCACCGCAAAGTCGTCTCCATCGCCCTGGACGCctaa
- the LOC131891047 gene encoding ELAV-like protein 1, whose translation MAVVEEDGRTNLIVNYLPQSLSDDEFTALFAQVGPLVNEKVVRDRSTGYSYGYGFVEYQSAEDAAKAIQQLNGFPIQHKNIKVSYSRPAGERNKDTNLYVANLGPQVTEDQLDAMFSPYGHIVTLTILRNMDTQTSKGTGFVRYNDKEEAQAAMATLNGSQTLPGAHGPLVVKLAEDHGKQKSAYFAQNAMGGGGGMGGGYGGGGGPGGGPGGSEATTRLYVGNLGQHMTEDYLMSMFSTYGTVTNIKLLGERGIAFIDFQTQAETDAAMANLNQAETIEGERYPIKVSYARNNNNSQRGRGGFGGGSGGRGGFGGGGGGGGYGGRGGGGGGYGGYDDGGAGGYAPYQDQGYVDYSQNQFRGPRPRGNPHRFNPMNRGMGGMGGMRDSGRGGGGRGMPLQPSHYPPQY comes from the coding sequence ATGGCGGTCGTCGAGGAGGACGGCAGGACCAACTTGATCGTGAATTACTTGCCGCAATCCTTGAGCGATGACGAGTTCACGGCCTTGTTCGCCCAGGTGGGCCCGTTGGTCAACGAGAAGGTGGTCCGGGACCGGAGTACGGGCTACTCGTACGGCTACGGGTTCGTGGAATACCAGAGCGCCGAGGACGCGGCCAAGGCCATCCAGCAGTTGAACGGCTTTCCCATTCAACACAAGAACATCAAGGTCAGCTATTCTCGGCCGGCCGGCGAGCGCAACAAGGACACCAACTTGTACGTGGCCAACTTGGGCCCCCAGGTCACGGAGGACCAGCTGGACGCCATGTTCAGTCCCTACGGACACATCGTGACGCTGACCATTCTGCGCAACATGGACACGCAGACCTCCAAGGGCACGGGCTTCGTCCGGTACAACGACAAGGAGGAGGCGCAGGCCGCCATGGCCACGCTCAATGGATCTCAGACCCTGCCCGGGGCCCACGGGCCCTTGGTGGTCAAGTTGGCCGAGGATCACGGCAAGCAAAAGTCGGCCTACTTTGCCCAGAATGCCATGGGCGGGGGCGGGGGGATGGGCGGCGGTTATGGCGGCGGCGGTGGTCCGGGTGGCGGTCCCGGCGGGTCGGAGGCCACCACTCGCCTGTATGTGGGTAATTTGGGTCAGCACATGACCGAGGACTACttgatgagcatgttttccACCTACGGGACCGTGACCAACATCAAGTTGTTGGGCGAGCGCGGGATCGCCTTCATTGACTTCCAGACGCAGGCCGAGACCGATGCCGCCATGGCCAATCTGAATCAGGCCGAGACCATCGAAGGCGAGCGCTATCCCATCAAGGTCAGCTACGCCCggaataacaacaacagccagcGGGGTCGGGGCGGCTTTGGGGGTGGCAGCGGCGGTCGGGGCGGATTTGGCGGAGGGGGCGGCGGCGGCGGATATGGGGGCCGCGGAGGTGGCGGGGGCGGATATGGCGGCTATGATGATGGCGGGGCCGGTGGTTATGCGCCCTACCAGGATCAAGGGTATGTGGACTACTCTCAAAACCAGTTCCGTGGACCAAGACCGCGCGGCAATCCCCACCGATTCAATCCCATGAATCGCGGCATGGGCGGCATGGGCGGCATGCGCGATAGTGGGCGAGGCGGGGGCGGACGGGGCATGCCCCTGCAGCCCTCTCACTACCCACCCCAATATTGA
- the LOC131891049 gene encoding uncharacterized protein LOC131891049, translated as MQYRCSEFVSSVDTSEPNCLIQITLGCKERLYPKFWKKEAFVWSTEKNEFRVDFTNWKQGQIFADGTYSYYLEDKYEITPESPFGLSVNSTFSFGAFQNMSFSTDSTATFQAFDFDGCPSYANICQSPPGELACEQENGQEPRIKCRNYVVSSSTNEKAKLIFECPEDCALQLEGQVISEPTLVYECDEPAHLWRNSSGQSLPTSLPTCDCPERGGGHLSSNSEVLSYGLPLIIGLTNFLQKQ; from the exons ATGCAAT ACCGATGCTCAGAGTTTGTTTCTAGCGTGGACACGAGCGAGCCTAATTGTCTCATTCAGATTACTCTAGGATGCAAAGAGCGACTCTATCCCAAGTTTTGGAAGAAAGAGGCGTTTGTTTGGTCCACCGAGAAAAACGAATTCCGAGTTGATTTCACGAATTGGAAACAAGGTCAAATATTCGCGGATGGGACCTATTCTTACTATTTGGAAGATAAGTACGAA ATCACTCCTGAATCTCCGTTTGGCTTGTCGGTCAATAGTACTTTCTCATTCGGAGCATTCCAGAATATGTCTTTCTCGACAGACAGCACGGCTACTTTCCAGGCCTTTG ATTTCGATGGTTGTCCGTCATATGCGAACATCTGTCAATCTCCCCCGGGCGAATTGGCATGTGaacaagaaaatggccaagaacCCAGAATCAAATGTCGAAATTACGTTGTGTCCAGCAGTACCAACGAAAAAGCCAAGCTGATATTTGAGTGCCCCGAGGATTGCGCTCTTCAATTGGAAGGTCAAGTGATTTCCGAGCCGACGTTGGTTTATGAATGTGACGAGCCGGCCCATCTATGGAGGAACTCGTCGGGTCAATCGCTGCCCACGAGTTTGCCAACTTGCG ACTGTCCAGAGCGGGGAGGCGGGCATCTTTCCTCCAACTCAGAAGTTTTATCGTATGGCCTGCCTTTGATCATTGGGTTGACCAATTTTCTTCAGAAACAATAA